AGAGAGGAGCTCCCTTCAGAGTACTTTTGTTTGCTCAGCTAGGTTTCCCAGGGATATTACTAGGCTGATGGCCATTTTATGCTAGTTTCTCAGAACAGATAGGTTCTGGACCACTCAGGTGGTataaatttgaactctgaattcAAGTGAGAGCAGGTCTAAGATGACAAATTCTCTAGGGATAATCCTCCTTTAACTCCTAATGGAGCCCAGGTCCTGTTATCTCCCTGTATCAGGGAGGTGACTTTTTTCACTAGTTATCCTGAAGCTGTAGTTCTCCAATAGTCCTTGCTTTAGATTGGGGACTGAAGTCTCATTTTCAACTTACCACCTCTATTGGGTCCAGACTCTTGTCTCTTATACCTGCATGATTGTTAGGACCCAGACTCCTTGGTTCTGGAGATCAGCAAGACACTAATAAGGACAGCTCAGTGGTAGTTTAAACTtactattctttttcatttagtcttcttttcttctggttttAGCTGGAATGTCACTTACTTTCTGTGTGATCAACTATACATTTTAAGTGATTGTTAcattttattcagtatttttagCTGTTTTATAGTATTAGAGGTTTTCCAGTCTATCTGGTTTGCCATAGTGGTGGAAGTGGAAGTCTGTTGTCTGCCTTTTAATTTCGTAGGACTTATTGTTTATGAAGGCTGTTTAAAATACCTTTATTAATCCATTctcctgttttaaaaatgagaaaattacattaaaaaactaaaccttcccctttctctctttccttgggGTATTATTATATGTTTGGTATATATCCCTAGTGAAATGGCTTTCAAAGAAACAAACCAGTCTTCATATCAACCTTAACATCTGGGACATTTGTCTTACAGTGCCAAAGGATACATTTTGTAGAAGCTGCCTGTTGCCTGGGTCGGGCCAACTCACACCTGAATTCCACTTACAAATACACTTTTGGGAGAAGAGATGTTGAAAACGGGCGTGGAGAGATTGCTTTAGTATATTGTGAAGCTCACCATTTATAGCAAGGCAGATGGGTTAATTTGTATCACTTTTAAGTCACAATAGCTCATAagagataatcttttttttttttttttttttaaataatcttaggTTTGTTTATTGCTTTGTTACCAAGATCTTCTACATATTGTCTCAGAACAACACTGGGGAGAAATATGGTAGACATCATTATGCCTATTTTACCACTAAgtaaaactgaggctcagtttACATTGTTAATGACTCTCCTGAGATTATGCAGGTTGCAGGTGGTAATGATGTTACTATACCCTGCCATGAGAATTGAGGCTTCTTATACGTCTTTTTGCCATGCTGCCACTGGTGACATTCTTTATTAGGGCGAAACGAGGTATCAACTCAATATCGGCCATAAAGAACCAGTGTTTTCTTGCAGGTTTATTTGTCATTCATTCAACGAGTTTGAGCCCCTCCTATGATCCAGGCACCAGGAACAGATAGGAGCTCTTTTCTATAACTGGGAGCTAACATGCAGGTTTTACATTTGCTGACTGACGTGCTTTCTACTTTGCTTCCATAGATTGATGATGGTCTCCAGCTGTCAAAGAAGATTGTGGTTGCCAAGAGAAAGGTAACCATTTCTCATCCCCTTGAGTGGAATTGGATGCCTCTAGGAGTCCACATTGGCTGGCAGTAGACATGGCCGAATTTACAAGCTACAAGGAGACGGCCTCCAGCCGCCACTTGCGATTTAAGCTACAGAGTCTAAGCCGCCGCCTTGATGAGTTGGAGGAAGCCACAAAAAACCTCCAGAAAGCAGAGGATGAGCTCCTGGATCTCCAGGACAAGGTGATTCAGGCAGAAGGTAGCAACTCCAGCATGTTGGCGGAGATTGAAGTGCTGCGCCAGCGGGTGCTGAGAATTGAAGGCAAAGACGAGGAGATTAAGAGAGCAGAGGATCTGTGTCGTCTGATGAAGGAGAAacttgaagaggaagaaaacctCACCCGGGAGCTGAAATCTGAGATTGAGCGGCTTCAGAAACGAATGGCTGAATTagagaagctggaagaggccttCAGCAGGAGTAAGAATGACTGTACCCAGCTGTGTTTGAGCCTGAATGAGGAGAGAAATCTGACCAAGAAAATCTCCTCTGAGCTAGAAATGCTCAGAGTCAAAGTGAAAGAACTAGAATCTTCTGAGGACCGCTTGGATAAAACTGAGCAGAGTTTAGCGTCAGAGTTAGAAAAGCTGAAATCATTAACTCTGAGCTTTGTAAGTGAGAGAAAATACTTgaatgaaaaggagaaagaaaatgagaaattgatAAAAGAACTCACTCAAAAACTAGAGCAGAACAAAAAAATGAACCGAGATTATACAAGGAATGCTTCTAATCTGGAAAGAAATGACCTTCGGATTGAGGATGGCATCTCATCTACACTGCCGTCCAAAGAATCAAGAAGGAAGGGCGCTCTGGACTACCTGAAGCAGGTGGAGAATGAAACAAGAAACAAATCAGAAAACGAAAAGAACCGCAATCAGGAAGACAACAAAGTCAAAGACCTTAACCAGGAGATTGAGAAACTTAAAACACAAATCAAACACTTTGAATCGTTGGAAGAAGAgcttaagaaaatgaaagccaAAAATAATGACCTTCAGGATAATTACCTAAgtgagcaaaataaaaacaaattattagcCAGCCAACTGGAGGAGATAAAGCTACaaatcaagaaacagaaagagTTAGAAAATGGGGAGGTAGAAGGGGAAGATGCTTTCCTGTCCAGCAAAGGCAGACATGAGAGGACTAAGTTTAGAGGCCACGGAAGTGAGGCTCCTGCGTCCAGGCACACAGCACGGGAACTGTCTCCTCAGCATAAGCGGGAACGACTCCGGAACAGGGAGTTTGCTGTCAACAATGAAAACTGTTCTCTGAGCAACAGGCAGGTTTCTTCTCCCAGTTTCGCCAACAGGAGGGCAGCAAAAGCTTCTCACATGGGGGCGAGTACAGACAGTGGAACTCAGGAGACAAAGAAAACTGAAGACCGATTTGCACCCGGATCCTCCCAGAGCGAAGGGAAGAAGTCTAGGGAGCAGCCCTCAGTGCTGAGTCGCTACCCCCCCGCTGCTCAGGAGCACAGTAAAGCGTGGAAGGGGACTCCCAAGCCGGGCACCGAGAGCGGACTGAAGGGAAAAGTGGAGAAGACAACACGAACGTTTAGTGACACCACCCACGGATCTGTTCCCAGTGACACATTGGGTAGAGCTGACAAGGCTTCTGACACCTCCTCTGAGTCTGTCTTTGGCAAGAGGGGACATGTACCTGGCAATGGAAGTCAAGTAACTCACGCTGCAAACTCTGGCTCTTCTAAGGCCATTGGAGCTCTGGCCTCATCTCGAAGATCCTCCTCAGAAGGGTTCTCTAAAGGCAAAAAGGCTGCCAATGGCCTTGAGGCCAATACCAGTTCCTCAAATTCCAAGGCTCCTGTTTTATCAAAGTATCCTTATAGCTCTAGAAGCCAAGAGAACATCCTTCAGGGATTTTCAACCTCACATAGAGAAGGGGTTGATCAACCTGCAGCAGTTGTGATGGAAGACAGCAGTCAGCATGAAGCCTTGAGGTGTCGAGTCATCAAATCCAGTGGCAGAGAGAAGCCAGACTCAGATGATGACTTGGACATAGCATCTCTTGTTACTGCCAAGTTGGTAAATACAACCATCACTCCAGAGCCCGAGCCCAAACCACAGCCTAACTCTAGAGAAAAGGCCAAAGCCCGAGGGGTACCTAGAACCTCCCTGTTTGAGAATGATAAAGATGCTGGAATAGAGAATGAATCTGTGAAATCTGTCAGAGCCTCCACCAATGCCATGGAGTTCCCAGATACCAATGGTGCTGGGGTAAAAAGCCAAAGGCCCTTTAGCCCCAGAGAGGCGTTGCGATCTAGAGCCATCATCAAACCTGTTATTGTTGATAAGGATGTGAAAAAAATCATGGGAGGATCTGGAACAGAGACTACGTTGGAGAAACAGAAACCTGTCTCCAAACCAGGGCCAAACAAAGTGACAAGTAGCATTACTATCTATCCCTCTGACAGCAGCAGCCCCAGAGCTGCTCTGGGTGAGGCCCTGAGGGAGAGGCACACATCCAC
This DNA window, taken from Macaca mulatta isolate MMU2019108-1 chromosome 1, T2T-MMU8v2.0, whole genome shotgun sequence, encodes the following:
- the LUZP1 gene encoding leucine zipper protein 1 isoform X1, whose translation is MAEFTSYKETASSRHLRFKLQSLSRRLDELEEATKNLQKAEDELLDLQDKVIQAEGSNSSMLAEIEVLRQRVLRIEGKDEEIKRAEDLCRLMKEKLEEEENLTRELKSEIERLQKRMAELEKLEEAFSRSKNDCTQLCLSLNEERNLTKKISSELEMLRVKVKELESSEDRLDKTEQSLASELEKLKSLTLSFVSERKYLNEKEKENEKLIKELTQKLEQNKKMNRDYTRNASNLERNDLRIEDGISSTLPSKESRRKGALDYLKQVENETRNKSENEKNRNQEDNKVKDLNQEIEKLKTQIKHFESLEEELKKMKAKNNDLQDNYLSEQNKNKLLASQLEEIKLQIKKQKELENGEVEGEDAFLSSKGRHERTKFRGHGSEAPASRHTARELSPQHKRERLRNREFAVNNENCSLSNRQVSSPSFANRRAAKASHMGASTDSGTQETKKTEDRFAPGSSQSEGKKSREQPSVLSRYPPAAQEHSKAWKGTPKPGTESGLKGKVEKTTRTFSDTTHGSVPSDTLGRADKASDTSSESVFGKRGHVPGNGSQVTHAANSGSSKAIGALASSRRSSSEGFSKGKKAANGLEANTSSSNSKAPVLSKYPYSSRSQENILQGFSTSHREGVDQPAAVVMEDSSQHEALRCRVIKSSGREKPDSDDDLDIASLVTAKLVNTTITPEPEPKPQPNSREKAKARGVPRTSLFENDKDAGIENESVKSVRASTNAMEFPDTNGAGVKSQRPFSPREALRSRAIIKPVIVDKDVKKIMGGSGTETTLEKQKPVSKPGPNKVTSSITIYPSDSSSPRAALGEALRERHTSTSNIQVGPAELTSFSNHVSSPFELSIHKHDITLQLAEAERMADGPLKNRPETVVSRSSIIIKPSDPVERNSHAPPAETIRWKSHSAPSEVGSSDARHVTVRNAWKSRRDLKSLEDPPTRIGKNMESASTNAYTQRSSTDFSELEQPRAYLFEQGTRRVGPSSGDAPEPSSRRTQSSLTVSEVLTRRNRVGDTITVAAWNHSAGMEEEEDCTLSVYRQLHNSLDPSELPGKQRLPEPGRVRAEEQLRPTRPCAEEN
- the LUZP1 gene encoding leucine zipper protein 1 isoform X2, with protein sequence MAEFTSYKETASSRHLRFKLQSLSRRLDELEEATKNLQKAEDELLDLQDKVIQAEGSNSSMLAEIEVLRQRVLRIEGKDEEIKRAEDLCRLMKEKLEEEENLTRELKSEIERLQKRMAELEKLEEAFSRSKNDCTQLCLSLNEERNLTKKISSELEMLRVKVKELESSEDRLDKTEQSLASELEKLKSLTLSFVSERKYLNEKEKENEKLIKELTQKLEQNKKMNRDYTRNASNLERNDLRIEDGISSTLPSKESRRKGALDYLKQVENETRNKSENEKNRNQEDNKVKDLNQEIEKLKTQIKHFESLEEELKKMKAKNNDLQDNYLSEQNKNKLLASQLEEIKLQIKKQKELENGEVEGEDAFLSSKGRHERTKFRGHGSEAPASRHTARELSPQHKRERLRNREFAVNNENCSLSNRQVSSPSFANRRAAKASHMGASTDSGTQETKKTEDRFAPGSSQSEGKKSREQPSVLSRYPPAAQEHSKAWKGTPKPGTESGLKGKVEKTTRTFSDTTHGSVPSDTLGRADKASDTSSESVFGKRGHVPGNGSQVTHAANSGSSKAIGALASSRRSSSEGFSKGKKAANGLEANTSSSNSKAPVLSKYPYSSRSQENILQGFSTSHREGVDQPAAVVMEDSSQHEALRCRVIKSSGREKPDSDDDLDIASLVTAKLVNTTITPEPEPKPQPNSREKAKARGVPRTSLFENDKDAGIENESVKSVRASTNAMEFPDTNGAGVKSQRPFSPREALRSRAIIKPVIVDKDVKKIMGGSGTETTLEKQKPVSKPGPNKVTSSITIYPSDSSSPRAALGEALRERHTSTSNIQVGPAELTSFSNHVSSPFELSIHKHDITLQLAEAERMADGPLKNRPETVVSRSSIIIKPSDPVERNSHAPPAETIRWKSHSAPSEVGSSDARHVTVRNAWKSRRDLKSLEDPPTRIGKNMESASTNAYTQRSSTDFSELEQPRAYLFEQGTRRVGPSSGDAPEPSSRRTQSSLTVSEVLTRRNRVGDTITVAAWNHSAGMEEEDCTLSVYRQLHNSLDPSELPGKQRLPEPGRVRAEEQLRPTRPCAEEN